Proteins from a genomic interval of Thermoanaerobacterium thermosaccharolyticum DSM 571:
- a CDS encoding single-stranded DNA-binding protein: protein MAGNILGNNMVNVTGKIVNDLEFSHELYGEQFYNFILEVPRLSDVKDMLPITISNRLFEGINLGPGTRVKIDGQLRSYNRQSPNGGKNRLILTIFARDIMVVSDDEYIKNPNEIFLDGFICKDPVYRTTPFGREISDLLIAVNRPYSKSDYIPVIAWGRNARFCEKLKVGDRIKLWGRVQSREYQKRGENNEIITRTAYEVSITKMEKANKDELISTEQ from the coding sequence ATGGCAGGAAATATTTTAGGAAATAATATGGTAAATGTAACTGGTAAAATTGTCAATGACTTAGAATTTAGTCATGAGCTTTATGGTGAGCAATTTTACAATTTTATACTTGAAGTACCTAGATTAAGTGATGTAAAAGACATGCTTCCGATTACTATATCAAACAGGCTATTCGAAGGAATAAATTTAGGCCCTGGTACTAGAGTAAAAATTGATGGACAGTTAAGATCGTATAATAGACAATCACCAAATGGGGGGAAAAATAGGTTAATACTGACTATTTTTGCAAGGGATATTATGGTTGTAAGTGATGATGAATACATAAAGAATCCTAATGAGATATTTTTAGATGGATTTATATGTAAAGATCCAGTCTATCGAACAACTCCATTTGGAAGGGAAATATCTGATTTACTTATAGCTGTCAATAGACCATATAGTAAGTCTGATTATATTCCTGTTATAGCATGGGGGAGAAATGCAAGATTTTGCGAAAAATTAAAAGTCGGTGATCGAATAAAATTATGGGGAAGAGTACAAAGCAGGGAATATCAAAAAAGAGGAGAAAATAATGAAATTATAACTAGAACTGCGTATGAGGTATCAATAACTAAAATGGAAAAGGCTAATAAAGATGAATTGATTTCAACAGAGCAATAA
- a CDS encoding cob(I)yrinic acid a,c-diamide adenosyltransferase, whose product MKNGLIQIYTGDGKGKTTAAIGLGVRALGRNYKIYMVQFLKGRDTGELHILNNYENFKVFRFQSSEKFFFQMTEEEKNILKDEMHKAYEFIEDILKNSECDMLILDEIMGVIHNNIYSVDDVLKLMREKPDTMEMVLTGRNAPKELIENADLVTEMKLIKHPYEKGIPARYGIEF is encoded by the coding sequence TTGAAAAACGGTCTCATTCAAATATATACAGGAGATGGAAAAGGCAAGACTACTGCAGCTATTGGACTTGGTGTTAGAGCATTGGGGAGAAATTACAAAATATATATGGTGCAATTTTTAAAAGGACGTGATACTGGAGAACTTCATATATTAAACAATTATGAGAATTTTAAGGTATTTCGCTTTCAATCTAGTGAAAAGTTTTTCTTTCAAATGACTGAAGAGGAAAAAAATATACTTAAGGATGAAATGCATAAAGCATATGAATTTATAGAAGATATTTTAAAAAATAGTGAATGTGATATGCTCATATTAGATGAAATAATGGGGGTAATACATAATAACATATATTCTGTAGATGATGTACTTAAACTTATGAGGGAAAAACCTGATACGATGGAAATGGTTCTGACAGGAAGAAATGCTCCAAAAGAGTTAATCGAGAATGCTGATCTTGTTACAGAGATGAAACTTATAAAACATCCATATGAAAAAGGTATTCCAGCAAGATACGGCATAGAATTTTAA
- the dapD gene encoding 2,3,4,5-tetrahydropyridine-2,6-dicarboxylate N-acetyltransferase codes for MTNPYEIAKFIKESKKSTPVKAYISGNIDVDEKTFKVFGSGDFKIIFGELDDLKKLLDENKDKIKNYHLEYDRRNSAIPLLDIKDLNARIEPGAIIRDRVKIGKNAVIMMGAIINIGAEIGENSMIDMNAVVGARGIIGKNVHVGAGAVIAGVLEPPSSIPVIVEDNVLIGANAVLLEGVRVGHDAVVAAGSVVTEDVPPNTVVAGVPAKIVKIKDEKTKEKTKLLDDLRG; via the coding sequence ATGACAAATCCATATGAGATAGCAAAATTCATAAAGGAGTCAAAAAAATCGACTCCTGTAAAAGCTTATATAAGCGGAAACATCGACGTTGATGAAAAAACATTTAAAGTATTTGGCAGTGGTGATTTTAAGATAATCTTCGGTGAACTAGACGACTTAAAAAAGCTTCTGGATGAAAATAAAGATAAAATTAAAAATTATCATTTGGAATACGATAGACGCAATTCTGCAATACCATTGCTGGATATAAAAGACTTAAATGCCCGCATTGAGCCTGGTGCAATTATTCGTGACAGAGTTAAAATAGGCAAAAACGCTGTAATAATGATGGGGGCAATTATAAATATAGGTGCTGAAATCGGAGAAAACTCTATGATAGACATGAATGCAGTTGTTGGCGCAAGAGGAATAATCGGCAAAAATGTGCATGTTGGCGCTGGTGCCGTTATCGCAGGTGTACTTGAACCTCCCAGCAGCATACCTGTAATTGTTGAAGACAATGTGTTAATCGGAGCAAATGCTGTATTGCTTGAAGGTGTGAGAGTAGGCCATGACGCTGTAGTTGCAGCAGGTTCTGTAGTTACAGAAGATGTTCCTCCAAACACTGTAGTTGCTGGTGTCCCTGCAAAGATTGTTAAAATAAAAGATGAAAAAACAAAAGAGAAAACTAAACTTCTAGATGATTTAAGAGGATAA
- the dapB gene encoding 4-hydroxy-tetrahydrodipicolinate reductase, producing MIRVIINGCCGKMGKVVASMASSSPDFEVVAGIDQNQCQCGFPVYKSLDEVNEDADVVIDFSYHTAVPQLLKAAVSKNLPVVVATTGLDDEEINSVIEASKYIPVFRSVNMSLGINVLLSLVKEAAKVLSNDFDIEILEMHHNMKKDSPSGTALLIADTINKVLNDKKEYVYGRHSKTDLRDKNEIGIHALRGGTVVGEHEVIFAGHDEIIKISHSARSREIFGNGALFAAKFLVNQKPGLYDMESLVKKG from the coding sequence ATGATAAGAGTCATTATAAACGGATGCTGTGGAAAAATGGGCAAAGTGGTTGCAAGCATGGCTTCTTCAAGCCCAGACTTTGAAGTTGTTGCTGGAATTGACCAAAATCAATGTCAATGTGGATTTCCTGTATACAAAAGCCTTGATGAAGTAAATGAAGATGCAGATGTAGTCATAGATTTTTCATATCATACTGCTGTGCCACAATTGCTAAAAGCCGCAGTAAGCAAAAATTTACCTGTCGTAGTTGCTACAACAGGTCTTGATGATGAAGAAATTAATTCTGTTATTGAAGCATCAAAATATATACCTGTATTTAGATCTGTCAACATGTCATTAGGCATAAATGTGCTTCTCAGTTTAGTTAAAGAGGCTGCAAAAGTTTTAAGCAATGATTTCGATATAGAAATATTGGAAATGCACCACAATATGAAAAAAGATTCACCAAGTGGAACTGCCCTTTTAATAGCTGATACCATCAATAAAGTACTTAACGATAAAAAAGAATACGTATATGGCAGACACTCCAAGACGGATTTGCGGGATAAAAATGAGATAGGAATTCATGCTCTAAGAGGTGGTACTGTTGTTGGCGAGCATGAAGTAATTTTTGCGGGCCATGATGAAATTATAAAAATCAGTCATTCTGCCAGATCCAGAGAAATATTCGGCAATGGCGCTCTTTTTGCAGCAAAATTTCTAGTAAATCAAAAGCCCGGATTATACGATATGGAATCACTTGTCAAGAAAGGATGA
- the dapA gene encoding 4-hydroxy-tetrahydrodipicolinate synthase — translation MPVFKGSGVALVTPFTEDGVNFNKLEELLEWHIKEGTDAVIICGTTGESSTMTEKERMDAIKFAVDKVAGRIPVIAGTGSNDTRHSIELSQYASSVGADALLVITPYYNKTTQAGLVKHFTEIAKNVDKPIIIYNVPSRTGMNVKPETYLEICKNADNVVGVKEASSDIVQIAEIARIMGDRFEIYSGNDDQVVPILSLGGIGVISVTANIIPKKIHEMVMLFLNGNIEASRKLQLELNPLNSVMFIETNPIPVKTAMNLMGFEVGPLRLPLVDMSEKNLNILKSTLKEYGLL, via the coding sequence ATGCCAGTATTTAAGGGCTCGGGTGTCGCACTCGTTACTCCTTTCACCGAAGATGGAGTTAATTTTAACAAGTTAGAGGAACTTTTAGAATGGCATATAAAAGAAGGTACAGATGCTGTAATAATATGCGGTACTACTGGTGAATCTTCAACAATGACAGAAAAAGAAAGAATGGATGCAATAAAATTTGCAGTTGATAAAGTAGCAGGAAGAATCCCAGTCATAGCCGGCACCGGCAGTAATGATACACGGCATAGCATTGAATTGAGCCAATATGCTTCATCGGTTGGCGCTGATGCGCTTTTAGTAATAACGCCATACTACAACAAAACTACTCAAGCGGGTCTTGTTAAGCATTTTACGGAAATTGCAAAAAACGTTGATAAGCCAATAATAATATACAACGTACCAAGCAGAACAGGTATGAACGTAAAACCAGAAACATATCTAGAAATATGCAAAAATGCTGACAATGTTGTAGGTGTAAAAGAAGCCAGCAGCGACATAGTTCAAATAGCTGAAATAGCACGAATAATGGGCGATAGATTTGAAATATATTCAGGGAATGATGACCAAGTGGTGCCAATTTTGTCTTTAGGAGGAATCGGCGTTATTTCTGTCACAGCAAACATCATTCCTAAAAAGATACATGAAATGGTAATGCTATTCTTAAATGGAAATATAGAAGCTTCAAGAAAATTGCAATTAGAATTAAATCCTTTAAATAGTGTCATGTTCATAGAAACAAATCCAATTCCAGTTAAGACAGCTATGAACTTAATGGGTTTTGAGGTTGGTCCATTGAGGCTTCCTTTAGTCGACATGAGCGAGAAGAATTTAAATATACTGAAATCTACATTAAAAGAATACGGATTATTATAA
- a CDS encoding aspartate-semialdehyde dehydrogenase produces MGVNVAIVGATGLVGRTFIKVLEERNFPIDKLYLFASKRSAGQKLLFKENEYTVEELTENSFDRDIKIALFSAGATVSKKYAPIAAEKGVTVIDNSSAWRMDDNVPLVVPEVNPQDIKWNKGIIANPNCSTIQMVVPLKPLHDRYKIKRIVVSTYQAVSGAGKKGVDDLERTLNGEKNQCFPYPIANNCIPHIDVFLPDGYTKEELKMINETKKIMGDNSIKVSPTTVRVPVKNSHSESVNIEFEKPYQMEDLKEVLRNAPGVVLMDDPENNIYPVATIATGHDEVFVGRIRRDETVYSGLNIWIVADNIRKGAASNAVQIAELLIK; encoded by the coding sequence ATGGGAGTCAATGTAGCAATTGTAGGTGCAACAGGCCTTGTGGGCAGAACTTTTATAAAAGTTTTAGAAGAAAGAAATTTTCCAATAGATAAATTATATCTATTCGCATCGAAAAGGTCTGCTGGTCAAAAATTATTATTTAAAGAAAATGAATACACAGTTGAGGAACTAACAGAAAATAGCTTTGACAGAGATATTAAAATCGCATTGTTTTCGGCAGGTGCAACTGTAAGCAAAAAATACGCACCTATAGCAGCCGAAAAAGGTGTTACAGTCATTGACAACTCCAGCGCTTGGAGAATGGATGATAATGTACCACTTGTAGTTCCGGAAGTAAATCCACAGGACATAAAATGGAATAAAGGAATAATAGCCAATCCAAACTGTTCAACAATTCAAATGGTAGTTCCCTTGAAACCTCTTCATGATAGATACAAAATAAAGAGAATTGTAGTTTCAACATATCAAGCTGTATCAGGTGCAGGTAAAAAAGGTGTTGATGACCTTGAAAGAACATTAAATGGTGAAAAAAATCAGTGTTTCCCATATCCAATTGCAAATAACTGTATTCCTCACATCGATGTATTTTTACCTGACGGTTATACAAAAGAGGAACTAAAAATGATAAATGAAACAAAAAAAATCATGGGGGATAATTCCATAAAAGTATCACCAACTACAGTGAGGGTACCTGTAAAAAATTCACACAGTGAAAGTGTCAATATAGAGTTTGAGAAACCGTATCAGATGGAAGATTTAAAAGAAGTTTTGAGAAATGCACCTGGAGTGGTTCTGATGGACGATCCTGAAAACAATATTTATCCAGTTGCAACAATTGCAACAGGCCATGATGAAGTCTTTGTGGGTAGAATTAGACGTGATGAAACAGTATACAGCGGATTAAATATATGGATTGTAGCAGATAATATTAGAAAAGGTGCTGCTTCCAATGCTGTTCAAATTGCTGAGTTGCTTATAAAATAA
- the glnA gene encoding type I glutamate--ammonia ligase, whose translation MGNKYSAEDVLRISKERGVEFIHLQFSDIFGVMKNVSIPIEELDKALNNEIMFDGSSIDGFVRIEESDMYLRPDTDTFVIFPWRTTSGVEARLICDIYNPDGTPFEGDPRYVLKKNLEEAKKLGYTMNVGPECEFYLFLTDEKGNPTTITQDAAGYFDMAPVDLGESARKEMVSTLKEMGFAIEASHHEVGPGQHEIDFKYDDALATADNVMTFKMVVRIIAQKHGLHATFMPKPVYGIAGSGMHLNQSLMKDGENAFYDPNDQMGLSKDCYYYIGGLLSHAKALTCITNPTVNSYKRLVSGFEAPVYIAWSGRNRSPLIRIPDKRGNSTRIELRSPDPSNNPYLALACSLAAGLDGIKNKITPPPSVDKNIYEMDENEIKELNIEKLPDSLEEALVILEKDEVIKNALGEHIYNKYVEAKWSEWDSYRTYVTRWEIDQYLTKF comes from the coding sequence ATGGGAAATAAATACAGTGCTGAAGATGTATTGAGAATTTCCAAAGAACGTGGTGTTGAATTTATTCATTTGCAATTTAGTGACATCTTTGGTGTAATGAAAAATGTGTCAATTCCAATAGAAGAATTAGATAAGGCTCTGAATAATGAAATCATGTTTGACGGATCTTCTATTGATGGTTTTGTCAGAATTGAAGAATCTGATATGTATCTGCGACCTGATACTGATACTTTTGTAATATTTCCATGGAGAACTACCAGTGGTGTAGAGGCAAGGCTTATTTGCGATATATACAATCCCGATGGTACGCCTTTTGAAGGCGATCCAAGATATGTCTTAAAGAAAAATTTAGAAGAGGCCAAAAAACTAGGTTACACAATGAATGTGGGCCCAGAGTGTGAATTTTACCTATTTTTAACTGATGAAAAAGGCAACCCAACTACAATTACTCAAGATGCGGCAGGGTATTTTGATATGGCACCAGTTGACTTAGGAGAAAGTGCCCGCAAGGAAATGGTTTCTACGTTAAAAGAAATGGGATTTGCAATAGAGGCGTCGCACCATGAAGTAGGACCTGGGCAACATGAAATAGACTTTAAATACGATGATGCACTTGCAACGGCAGATAATGTCATGACGTTTAAGATGGTTGTAAGAATAATCGCACAAAAACACGGATTGCATGCTACATTTATGCCTAAACCTGTGTACGGCATTGCTGGCTCAGGAATGCATTTGAATCAGTCCCTTATGAAAGACGGTGAAAATGCATTTTACGATCCAAATGACCAAATGGGCCTTAGCAAAGATTGCTATTATTACATTGGCGGACTTTTATCACATGCTAAGGCACTTACATGTATAACAAATCCCACAGTTAACTCCTATAAAAGGCTTGTGTCAGGTTTTGAAGCTCCTGTTTATATTGCATGGTCTGGAAGAAACAGAAGCCCACTGATAAGAATACCTGATAAAAGAGGAAATTCAACGAGGATAGAGCTTAGGTCGCCTGATCCTTCTAATAATCCGTACTTAGCGTTGGCATGTTCATTAGCTGCAGGTCTTGACGGCATAAAAAACAAAATAACGCCACCGCCATCTGTTGACAAAAATATTTATGAGATGGACGAAAATGAAATTAAAGAGTTAAACATAGAAAAATTGCCTGACTCTTTAGAAGAGGCTTTAGTTATTTTAGAAAAAGACGAAGTAATAAAAAATGCGTTAGGTGAACACATATACAACAAATATGTTGAGGCAAAATGGTCTGAGTGGGATTCCTACAGGACTTATGTCACGAGGTGGGAGATAGACCAATACCTTACTAAGTTTTAA
- a CDS encoding ANTAR domain-containing response regulator — MSQWRIIIADSNDYSRNALKGMLLSSGHLVYEARDGGSAVRLSRSLMPDLVLVDMGIVGMNAYEVAHIIDSDNVAPVILMTQTIQRGFIEEVKNYSVFAYLLKPIDKAVLLSLTEFVIENHKKYLSLKHEIESLKKQIEARKKIERAKGLLMKVKKLDEDEAYTLMRKMSMDSTLPMEVIAERILTKYS; from the coding sequence ATGAGTCAGTGGCGCATCATAATAGCTGATAGCAATGATTACAGCAGAAATGCACTAAAAGGAATGTTGTTGTCTAGTGGTCATCTAGTCTATGAAGCGAGAGATGGTGGAAGCGCAGTCAGGCTGTCTCGCTCCTTGATGCCTGATCTTGTTTTGGTAGATATGGGTATTGTGGGGATGAATGCATATGAGGTAGCACATATCATAGATAGCGATAATGTAGCACCGGTTATATTGATGACGCAGACTATTCAAAGAGGTTTTATTGAAGAAGTAAAAAACTATTCAGTATTTGCGTATTTGCTAAAACCAATCGATAAAGCTGTTTTATTAAGTCTAACGGAATTTGTAATTGAAAATCATAAAAAATATTTATCCTTAAAACATGAAATAGAAAGTTTAAAGAAACAAATAGAAGCCCGCAAGAAAATAGAGAGAGCTAAAGGGTTGTTGATGAAAGTAAAAAAATTAGATGAAGATGAAGCTTATACTTTAATGAGGAAGATGAGCATGGACTCAACTCTTCCTATGGAAGTCATAGCAGAAAGGATATTAACTAAATACTCGTAA
- a CDS encoding ATP-grasp domain-containing protein produces MLGYRKGLVDACNKLGVHSTILIDPWEDISELPACGDNEKRIFVENLSKDETTLFSLMRSNETNFDAVITTEEYFVVNASILSCIVSKPYIEPYVAVAFRDKFYQKKLLRGVVPVTDSWMIDDIENFVIVEKYPYPVVLKPVAGAATSYTYIAYSQEELEKCIELHKQKLAENPAEIPRSMVIERFVYGDEWHIDGWVLEGKLQSFTASKYNFPLIGIRNGGIVGSVTLHPETNKKLYDKFHQFVEKALQKLRLKNSVFHMELFKNDENDELIFSECAARVGGGFIYKAFQYLYDINLYEVLVRLSLGEKVLSTTTKTPQCVGWTFLPSASSTIKSLPDSSLLMNMPGVIEVEYSWNPDQEMPDTKLDTTQRTGQVLITGKDEDEVLRRTKDVLNYFTDLTKN; encoded by the coding sequence ATGTTGGGTTATCGCAAAGGTTTAGTAGATGCCTGCAATAAACTTGGTGTACATAGTACAATTCTTATTGATCCGTGGGAAGACATAAGTGAACTTCCAGCTTGTGGTGATAATGAAAAAAGAATATTTGTAGAGAATCTTTCTAAAGATGAAACGACACTTTTTTCATTAATGCGATCAAACGAAACCAATTTCGATGCTGTTATAACAACTGAGGAATATTTTGTTGTAAATGCTTCAATTTTAAGCTGTATTGTTTCTAAGCCATATATTGAACCCTATGTTGCAGTGGCATTTAGAGACAAATTTTATCAAAAGAAGTTATTACGTGGAGTTGTACCAGTGACCGATTCTTGGATGATTGATGATATCGAAAATTTTGTTATTGTGGAGAAATATCCATATCCTGTAGTACTTAAACCAGTTGCAGGTGCTGCTACTTCTTATACTTATATAGCTTATAGCCAAGAAGAGTTAGAAAAATGCATAGAACTTCACAAACAAAAATTGGCCGAAAATCCTGCTGAAATTCCGAGGAGTATGGTCATAGAACGCTTTGTATATGGTGATGAATGGCATATAGATGGATGGGTTTTAGAAGGTAAACTTCAAAGCTTTACAGCATCAAAATACAACTTTCCTTTAATTGGCATAAGAAATGGAGGAATAGTAGGCAGTGTGACTTTACATCCTGAAACCAATAAAAAACTTTATGATAAATTTCATCAATTTGTTGAGAAGGCTTTACAAAAGCTTAGATTAAAAAATAGTGTATTTCATATGGAATTATTCAAGAATGATGAAAATGACGAACTTATATTTAGCGAATGTGCAGCTCGTGTGGGAGGAGGATTTATTTATAAGGCATTTCAATATTTATATGATATTAACTTATATGAAGTTCTTGTTCGATTATCCCTTGGCGAAAAAGTTTTATCTACAACAACTAAAACTCCGCAATGCGTAGGTTGGACTTTTCTTCCCTCTGCCTCCTCTACTATAAAGTCGTTACCAGATAGTTCATTATTAATGAACATGCCAGGAGTTATAGAGGTAGAGTACAGTTGGAATCCTGATCAGGAAATGCCTGATACTAAGCTGGATACTACTCAACGAACAGGGCAGGTTCTAATAACCGGCAAGGATGAGGATGAAGTGTTACGAAGGACTAAAGATGTATTAAATTATTTTACTGATCTTACGAAAAATTAA
- a CDS encoding MFS transporter gives MNNDEIKENLLDIRSHETKLLWRQKNFLILLLGDLLISFGSKVYELVLPLLIYELTKSSIVMGTMKAVEFLPNLLLAVFIGVLVDRIDRKRFLIYVLFIQIILLNILYISIKSGHKYILLFYIIGFFFMALFYCYDNAMTSIVKDVIPYNLLTSANSKFSFISTFIGIIGPAISGFILALSNLEDGLLITMFALLGGFIVFFFLNNKKQQVEAKKENQSILEDIKEGWIELRRNHSLWLITLIVVFTNATSGLFDSMVIFFAEDSFHLNSFQLGLVFSIAGLGGLIGSLSTDYISKKLMFGKLIGITIFLISFAYLIMFFASNIFFHSTFFVFRRHI, from the coding sequence TTGAATAATGATGAAATAAAAGAAAATTTGTTAGATATACGATCGCATGAGACAAAACTATTATGGAGACAAAAAAATTTTTTAATTCTATTGTTAGGAGATTTATTAATCAGTTTTGGCAGTAAAGTTTATGAATTAGTATTACCATTATTGATTTATGAATTAACTAAATCATCGATTGTTATGGGAACTATGAAGGCAGTTGAATTTCTACCTAATCTTTTATTAGCAGTATTTATAGGTGTGTTGGTTGATAGAATAGATAGAAAAAGATTTTTAATATATGTGCTATTCATACAAATAATATTATTAAATATACTATATATTTCAATAAAAAGTGGACATAAATATATTTTGCTCTTTTATATAATAGGTTTTTTCTTTATGGCATTATTTTACTGTTATGATAATGCTATGACAAGTATAGTTAAAGATGTTATTCCTTATAATCTGCTTACTTCAGCTAATTCAAAGTTTTCTTTTATCTCAACATTTATAGGAATCATCGGACCTGCGATTTCAGGCTTTATTTTAGCTCTGTCTAACCTTGAAGATGGATTGCTAATTACTATGTTTGCTTTGTTGGGAGGATTTATTGTATTCTTTTTTTTAAATAATAAAAAACAGCAAGTAGAAGCAAAAAAAGAAAATCAGTCAATTTTGGAAGATATTAAGGAAGGGTGGATTGAGCTTAGGAGAAATCATTCGCTTTGGTTGATAACATTAATAGTTGTTTTCACTAATGCTACTAGTGGTTTGTTTGATTCAATGGTAATCTTTTTTGCAGAAGACTCATTTCATCTTAATAGTTTTCAACTTGGATTGGTATTTTCAATTGCTGGACTAGGTGGCTTAATAGGAAGTCTATCTACAGATTATATTTCTAAAAAGCTAATGTTTGGCAAATTAATAGGGATAACCATATTTTTAATTAGCTTTGCTTACTTAATTATGTTTTTTGCAAGTAATATTTTTTTTCATAGCACTTTCTTTGTTTTTAGAAGGCATATTTAA
- a CDS encoding FAD-dependent oxidoreductase gives MGAKIIVLGGGFGGATAAQKLDKYLLNDDIDITLIEKNDSQTYLTELHEVAGNRIKPEGVKVSLKEALEFTRVKIVQDEINKVDIENKKIYSKTAEYDYDYLVIACGSEPAYFGIPGMKEHAFTLWSLKDAEIINKHIRDMFKKAQYENNREKRAKMLTFIVGGGGFTGVEMMGELMEWVNRLCKEYKISRDEVKLTLVEALPKILPTVSREHLVQKVVNFFNKNGVEVKTNSMITSVTPDGITLKSGEEIPTKTLIWTGGIQGNSFVANIGLTTDKKGRIVVNKYMESSNPYIYAIGDSASYVGEDGKPMPALVESALQSADAAAYNICASIKGLPKKELKLNLHGNMVSVGRKFAIAELSGIGGLSGYPATFMKHIVNMHYLFGLSGLGMCAQYIRDQFIDVPDKGKLSIIENHVAVTTNMFWLSLMRVFLGLMWIISGIQHIQEGWLSSVKLSAGASAAPMQNVPAWYGWFMEKFIFPHAIFFQSVITLSEIGIGLLLVAGLFTFIAALGTIFLHINFYLSGMATFNNWWYVITAIAIMGGAGRAFGLDYYVMPWLSKVLKHWVRRKKLKLNVF, from the coding sequence ATGGGCGCTAAGATCATAGTGTTAGGCGGAGGATTCGGCGGAGCTACTGCCGCACAAAAGCTTGATAAATATTTACTTAACGATGATATCGATATAACTCTCATAGAAAAAAATGATAGTCAAACATATCTTACAGAGCTGCACGAAGTAGCAGGAAATAGAATAAAGCCTGAAGGCGTCAAGGTTTCATTAAAAGAAGCGTTAGAATTTACACGTGTAAAGATTGTACAAGATGAGATAAACAAAGTTGACATAGAAAATAAAAAAATCTATTCTAAAACAGCAGAATATGATTATGACTATCTCGTAATAGCTTGCGGCAGCGAACCAGCTTATTTCGGCATTCCTGGTATGAAAGAGCATGCTTTCACTCTCTGGTCTTTAAAAGATGCTGAAATTATAAACAAACATATTCGCGACATGTTTAAAAAAGCGCAGTACGAAAACAATAGAGAAAAAAGAGCAAAAATGCTTACATTCATAGTTGGCGGCGGTGGATTTACCGGAGTGGAAATGATGGGCGAACTTATGGAATGGGTTAATAGACTATGCAAAGAATATAAAATTTCAAGAGACGAAGTTAAATTAACTCTGGTAGAAGCATTGCCTAAGATCCTGCCAACAGTAAGCAGAGAACACTTAGTTCAAAAAGTAGTAAATTTCTTTAATAAAAACGGTGTAGAAGTTAAGACAAATTCTATGATTACAAGCGTTACACCCGATGGTATAACACTAAAATCCGGAGAAGAAATTCCTACAAAGACGCTGATTTGGACAGGCGGCATTCAAGGAAACAGCTTCGTTGCAAATATCGGCCTTACTACTGACAAAAAAGGAAGAATTGTCGTAAATAAATACATGGAATCATCTAATCCATATATATACGCTATTGGTGATAGCGCTTCTTATGTAGGAGAAGACGGAAAACCTATGCCAGCACTGGTGGAATCAGCACTTCAATCGGCTGATGCTGCTGCATATAACATTTGCGCTTCAATTAAGGGCTTGCCAAAAAAAGAACTAAAGCTGAATTTACATGGAAATATGGTATCTGTAGGAAGGAAATTCGCTATTGCTGAACTATCCGGTATTGGTGGATTGTCAGGATATCCAGCTACATTTATGAAACACATCGTAAATATGCATTACCTTTTCGGCTTAAGCGGTCTTGGCATGTGTGCTCAATATATAAGAGATCAATTTATAGATGTACCTGATAAAGGCAAATTAAGCATAATTGAAAACCATGTAGCTGTTACTACAAACATGTTCTGGCTATCCCTTATGAGAGTTTTCTTAGGCTTAATGTGGATAATCAGTGGGATACAGCACATACAAGAAGGATGGTTGTCATCAGTTAAATTATCCGCTGGTGCATCAGCAGCTCCAATGCAAAATGTACCGGCATGGTATGGTTGGTTTATGGAAAAATTCATATTCCCCCACGCTATATTCTTCCAATCAGTAATAACTTTGTCTGAAATAGGCATTGGTCTTTTGCTTGTTGCTGGCCTATTTACGTTTATTGCTGCACTTGGAACCATATTCCTCCATATTAATTTCTACTTATCAGGTATGGCAACATTCAACAATTGGTGGTACGTCATAACTGCGATAGCAATAATGGGTGGTGCTGGTAGAGCATTTGGCCTTGACTACTATGTAATGCCTTGGCTTTCAAAAGTCTTAAAACACTGGGTTAGAAGAAAAAAATTAAAACTTAATGTATTTTAA